A single genomic interval of Aureliella helgolandensis harbors:
- a CDS encoding sulfatase family protein — translation MQKLVVLVVPALLAILVGVSQVVVAGERRESGEQPNIIVILADDLGYGDIGCYNLQSKIPTPHIDKLARQGMRFTDAHSPCTVCTPTRYSLMTGQMAFRAPNGGRVFSGAGGPSLIQPGRLTLPEMLRQQGYATACFGKWHIGLTFYDTDGNPIHDGGPDAVKRIDYSRPIEGGPIDCGFDQFFGTACCPTTDWLYAFIDGKRIPNPPTGLLDKSMLPKHDYANDNRRGMHASDFDLEEVDMVFLEKSQQFLQQHVLNNPEQPFFLLHSTQAVHLPSFPGDAFKGKTNAGPHGDFIFELDHIVGELMETLERLDIAEETLVIFTSDNGPEVPTVYHMRHDHGHDGARPWRGVKRDNWEGGHRIPFVVRWPGKVASNRTSRELTSLTDVMATVAEILDVKLPEQAAEDSFSMLPAFLETPHPEPIRAYLLQQGFGGAKYLAIRRGKWKYLAHKGSGGNNYAQHELLKEYQLPDTAPNAEGQLFDLEADPGETQNLAESHPLVAEELSKLLEQSLSAGRSAPTR, via the coding sequence ATGCAAAAATTAGTTGTCCTGGTTGTCCCTGCGCTATTGGCAATACTCGTTGGCGTATCGCAAGTGGTCGTTGCGGGTGAGCGGCGGGAGAGCGGCGAGCAACCGAATATCATCGTTATCCTGGCCGACGATTTAGGCTATGGAGATATCGGCTGTTACAACCTGCAATCGAAGATTCCGACACCGCATATCGATAAATTGGCGCGACAGGGAATGCGTTTCACCGACGCGCACAGCCCTTGCACGGTATGCACGCCAACACGCTACAGCTTGATGACCGGGCAAATGGCCTTTCGTGCTCCCAATGGTGGTCGAGTGTTTTCGGGTGCGGGCGGGCCGTCGTTGATCCAGCCTGGAAGATTGACTTTGCCTGAAATGCTAAGGCAGCAGGGCTATGCGACTGCGTGTTTTGGAAAGTGGCACATCGGATTGACTTTCTATGATACCGACGGAAATCCGATTCATGACGGTGGCCCCGATGCGGTCAAACGCATCGACTATTCTCGCCCGATCGAAGGCGGTCCGATTGACTGTGGTTTCGATCAGTTCTTTGGAACTGCCTGCTGCCCCACTACCGATTGGTTGTACGCGTTCATCGATGGGAAACGCATTCCGAATCCGCCGACTGGTTTGCTGGATAAATCGATGCTGCCCAAACACGACTATGCGAATGATAATCGGCGCGGAATGCATGCATCCGACTTTGACTTGGAAGAGGTGGACATGGTGTTTCTTGAGAAGAGTCAGCAGTTTCTACAGCAGCATGTGCTGAATAATCCCGAACAGCCGTTCTTCTTATTGCACTCAACTCAAGCCGTTCACTTGCCATCTTTTCCAGGAGACGCATTCAAGGGGAAAACGAATGCCGGCCCCCATGGAGATTTCATTTTCGAATTGGATCACATCGTTGGCGAATTGATGGAGACGCTCGAGCGTTTAGACATTGCAGAGGAGACGTTGGTGATTTTTACCAGCGACAATGGGCCTGAAGTTCCAACGGTCTATCACATGCGTCACGATCACGGACACGATGGTGCCAGACCTTGGCGCGGAGTGAAACGCGACAACTGGGAGGGGGGGCATCGAATCCCGTTCGTTGTCCGCTGGCCTGGCAAGGTTGCATCGAATCGAACCTCGCGCGAACTGACTTCGTTGACCGATGTGATGGCCACGGTGGCAGAAATTTTGGATGTGAAACTCCCTGAGCAGGCTGCTGAAGACAGCTTCAGTATGTTGCCCGCATTCCTGGAAACGCCCCATCCGGAGCCGATTCGTGCCTACTTGCTGCAACAAGGTTTCGGTGGAGCAAAATACCTTGCCATCCGCCGCGGAAAGTGGAAGTACCTGGCACACAAAGGCTCAGGCGGCAACAACTACGCACAGCACGAATTGTTGAAAGAGTACCAATTGCCTGACACTGCTCCCAATGCAGAAGGGCAGTTGTTCGACTTGGAGGCTGATCCAGGTGAAACACAGAACCTAGCTGAATCGCATCCCCTGGTGGCCGAGGAGTTGTCAAAACTGCTCGAACAATCGTTATCGGCAGGACGCAGTGCCCCAACGCGGTGA
- a CDS encoding carbon storage regulator, protein MLVLSRKVGEKLVVDGNITVEVVRIQGNRITLGVVAPADVKILRGELTERPTKAVESPKSVEGGLLQAC, encoded by the coding sequence ATGCTAGTTCTTAGTCGTAAAGTTGGTGAGAAGTTGGTTGTCGATGGAAACATTACGGTGGAAGTGGTGCGCATCCAAGGTAACCGAATCACACTCGGCGTGGTTGCTCCAGCTGACGTTAAAATCTTGCGGGGAGAGCTGACCGAGCGACCGACGAAGGCTGTGGAGTCTCCCAAAAGTGTTGAAGGCGGATTGCTCCAGGCGTGCTAA
- a CDS encoding BlaI/MecI/CopY family transcriptional regulator, whose product MARPKAVELTARELAVMQLFWNNGEGTAEQAQTHLEATGEKLAYTTVANVVRSLADKGFLKLTNSTRPYQYVAVRKFEDVSKRIVGDLVNRLFAGSRQAMLVQLLDRKKLTKPEREYLESLLNEQEQ is encoded by the coding sequence ATGGCCAGACCCAAAGCTGTCGAACTCACAGCCCGAGAGTTAGCAGTCATGCAATTGTTTTGGAACAACGGAGAAGGCACAGCCGAACAGGCTCAAACCCATCTTGAGGCGACGGGTGAGAAGCTAGCATACACGACGGTCGCCAACGTCGTCCGGAGCCTTGCAGACAAGGGGTTCCTAAAATTGACCAATAGTACGCGTCCATATCAGTACGTAGCCGTGCGCAAGTTTGAGGATGTGTCTAAACGCATCGTCGGCGATCTAGTTAACAGACTCTTTGCTGGCTCACGTCAGGCCATGCTGGTCCAATTACTCGATCGTAAGAAATTGACCAAACCTGAACGCGAATATCTCGAAAGCCTACTCAACGAGCAGGAGCAATAG